AAAATCTTTGCCGTACATGTGGAACGCCCCCTGGTAGATTCAGGGGAACTGGTGGACGCGCTGCTGGACCTGGACGTTCTTCAGGAAATAGGCGTCAGGCCCGTGCTGATTGTGGAGGGAACGGACGCCTCCGCACTGTACGAACACACGCGCGTCTGTGAAATGCGTTCCGCCCTAGTGGAAGCGCCATTGAAAGGCGGCCAGCTTGTCCGGGAAAGAGTACGGGAAATCCTGGGGCGCCATCAAATCCCCGTGGTGGCCTCCGGCCATTCCGGCTCCTTTGATCCGGAATCCGTGCATATGGCATTCAGCCTGGGAGCCTCCAAATACATTGCCCTGCTCAACGACCACAAGGTTCCCTCCCGTGACGGCCACCCGATTGCCGCCATTCTGGAATCGGAAGTGGCGGGAATAAAAGGGGAAGTAACCCACCGGAAACTGCTGGACCAGGCGGCGGAAGCCTGCCGCGCCGGAATCCCCCGCGTGCACCTGCTGGATGGAAAAATACGCGGCGTGCTGGTGGAGGAACTCTTCTCTGAAGAAGGCGTGGGCACCATGGTCCACACGGACTCCTACCGGGAAATACGCCCCTTGAAAGAAGAGGACATTCCGGAACTCCTCTCCATGATTGCCCGCTCCGTGGTGGACTCCAAGCTGGTGAACAGGAACTATGAGGACATCGCCGCCAGAATGGATGACTACTACGTGCTGACCCTGGATGACAGCATCGTGGGCTGTGTGGCAGTTTATCCCTACCCGAAGCACCGCAGCGCGGAACTGGGCTGCCTGTACATCAAGCACCGCCATGAGGGCCGCGGCTATGGCCGGACGCTATGCGAATTTGCCAGAAGAAAAGCGGAGGAAATGGGCATGGAATTCATCTTCGCCCTCTCCCAGAGCGCCGTCCACTACTTCCGGGACCGCATGCACTACGCGGAATTCTCCCGCGACTGCCTCCCCCCGGAACGCCTGCGCGCCCTGGAACTCAGCGGTCGCAAATCCGGGGTCTTTGGACTCAGGCTGAAATAAGCTTTTTGAGGACCAAAGCCCGAAAAATACAGAATCAGCTCCTTCTTTTTCATTTCCCCGGTCCATCAGCAGTTAGGATTGCAAAAAATTATTTTAAACTATCAGCTGTAACTATTTGATGTTAATAGCATTAATATTATATAATATTAAAAAATATTCATAGAACAATAAATTTAATTTTTGAAAAAATTATACTTCCCAAGAATCTTCGTAAATCAAAAATGTACTGATATAAGATTTATTGCAATAGAGATGACTCCATTACCAACTGAAACTTGTTATTCAACAAAATACATCCTAGCATAGGAAATAATGAAGAAATTCAATTTGTCAAGTACCATTTGAAAAAACAATTGAAAAGCACTAACCTTCCGTTTTTTGAATAATACTTTCAACCGATATTTTCACTTTCTCAAAACATTGATATGAAGCCAATAACGCCGTCACTCTTCTATTTGGCGGTGAAGCCTGGCGATAAAATTCACGCAAAAACCATTTCATTAATGATAACTGAAATTCAAATTCACAATTATATTCATTGTAGAAATAAGCATATATTTCTTTTCTGTGCAATACAATCCAATTTATTGCTTCAATAACATGCTTATTCTTATTCTTTCTTTCGTCATTCCAATCAATACAATCCAGACAGATAGGGTTGCCTTCAATAATAATCTTAGAGATTTCTGCAAGTGAATCAATTTCCTGGATATCATAATAGTGTTTCGTCCCAGCATCTATCCCACGCATAAAAAGGTAGACAATAAGACGAGTTAAATCAGTCGCCCAATGATCAAATCCCAATGATCCTGTATCAATAATGACAGGAGCTAAATCAGTCGTTCCCTGTACCAGGATATTTTTAGCATGAAAATCTCCGTGGCAAAGAGTCAATGGTAATTCTGGCCATTTTACCTCATCAAACGGAACTATCGGCCAAGTCTTATTTTTAAGAAAATGCATTAGTTGCGTATACGCACTATCATACCCATCAATTGATGAAATAAGGGGGCTCAATTCATCATAAGAATCCCTGATTTGCAAAAGCCGATCGTCAAAATCCTCAAAAATCCTTTTCCAATTGTGTTTTTCTTCAGGACAAATTTTACTTTCATAATGTTGTTTTAATGTACGTTCCCTGAGAAATAACTCATTAAGAATACCCTCAAGAAGAGATAAATTGTAATTATTTTTTGTTGTAAAGTCATACAAAGTTATTGCATGATCAACTTTCGCCATGACAAATCCGCACACATTTTCGTCGCTTGAGGAGTACCATTCATTATGAATATTATTAGTTAGGCTACGAGGAAATTTATCGTTATATTGTTTCGCTCGGTCATGTTCCTGCTTGAGCGTATGAGTAGGCGGCCTGCCTGGGTTCACTGCCAATTTCAGAATTGTACTAGAAATTCCATTTGAAGATCCTTGCGGCAGTAACTCCAGAATAATAGCTCCACTTAGACCACCTTTTCCGAATTCCTTAATCTCCGGAGGGTTATTACCCCCTAGCTTCAACTGGTCAATTATTTCAATCAATCGACTTTTCTTGATATTGGAAATATTTTTATTAATAGAATATGTTTCATGATTAATTACATAATTAGGAGGAATCATTCCTGAAGCCAACAACTTATCTATAATAATCTTTTTCAATCTTTCCTGACCTTCCCTGGGCATCATTGTTTTGTGAATTCTAGCTTCAACAAATGGATAGTTCTGCCTTATCTTATCAAAATCGAAAGAGTTCACTTCTCTTTCTATTTGCGCACTATAAAAAACAGTCTGAATAGCCCGCTCCCTTCTGGTACTGTTAAGATTCAAAATTTTCATACCGGCAGGTATATTATCGTCACTCCTTTTTGCCTGATTTTCATCATCAGGTCCCCAATAATCAAGTATCAGGAGATCAATATGATTTCCTTTATCTTTGATCATTTGTTCCATATCAGAAAAGAACACAGCTTGAAAATCAATACTGTTAGGATATTTCTTGAGTATATCTTCGATAAGATCTCGAAAATAATCATGTTCACAATCTTTATCATCGCAAAATACGATATGGAATTTATTTTGTTTTTGGTTCATATGCTTTAAATATCATTGTTATTTTAAAATAAGGATCTATTTCGGACGGTTGATGCCATTCCAAAGATGCATCAAAAAATTTAAACCTTTTTTTAAATTGAGTTAAACCTCCATCATGATTTTTTTCTTCTTCATATATGGAATCATATTTAAAAATAATTCTAATATTATCAGTTTCTTCATTAGAAATTTGTGTAAATATATTGATTTCCTCCAATGATTTATTAGAGATTTTCCGTTTTATCATGTTGGATTTTACATGGTAAAGACAATTAATCAAATAACTTAAGGGAAAGAAAAATTCCATATTGTTTCCATTATCAATATCATGACGATTGATAAATTGCTTCCGAGGAAAAACAATTTCAAGTGCATCGTAAAAATTTGTAACCATATCATCAATCCATCGTTTAACAACGGAATCTTCCTCCTCCCCATATTGTCCGGCAAAATTGATGAAAAAACTATTTATTTTCTTCCCATAATCCAAAAAGGATTTATCGTCACTGAGATTAATGTTGGCATTTTTCTCAGCGTCTTTAATGATTTTATTAATCTGTTCAATAGCCTTCTCCGCTTCATTCCATTCAGCCAACTCAAGCAGAGTCAAATCTTCAGGTATATAAATTAATTTATTCCTTCTAGCAAATAAGCGAATTTCATGAAGAATTTTCAAAAGTGGATACCAAGTCTTCAAACTTGGTCTCGCCATAAAATTTCGAGAATACTCACAGGGCTGAGGATGCGGTCTTTGTTTATAATTTTCAAAAGATGTTTTTAAATGCCTTATATCATCAAAAATTGACGTACTCGGATAAAGAATACGCCAAAGAGCTTTTTCAATTTGGAGACGTATCATAGCTCCTGCCGTTTGCTGGTCCGATGAAAAGTTATTAGATCCAATACTTTTTATCTCCTCATCCGGCAATTGTTTTTTCAAAATTTCGAAATAGAGGAGACTTGTATTATATTTATTTCGACATAGAGAGATAATATGATAATAAATATTTTGTACGATATTGTTACTAAAAACAGTTGTCTGTGTACCTATGTCTTCCTCTTCCTCCATAGCTGGCCGGGAAGCAGAAACCAGCATGGTCCTGACATTCTCGCAAAACAATTTTTTATTAGACGATCTTAAAACAGAGACTGCCGCATATTTATAACGTGTTGCTTGATTAAGAGGTCTCCCGGATATGGTAATTTCATGTTCCTTATTTTCGCAAAAGTATTTTTTCAATGTAGTTATCGGACAACCAGCAACAGCCTTGGCAATCCTTCCCAGCAATATTCGAAATTTTCTAAATGTCAGAGGATCGCGTTGGAACCAGTAAACCTCATGAGCGAGAAAAAAGAGAAGTGCAAACAACTCTGAATTTGGATTTTTTAATTGTATATCAAGTTCTTCATGTATCCGGTAAATATGCTTAAATAGACGGATTCTGGCATGCGTATTCTTAGCCGCATACTCAAGCATACATTTTAATTCAAACATTTTCCAAATAAATTCTGATGACATTGCAAATCCTTCTTCATTCTTTGTGTAATAAAAATCCGAAGGACTTCTTTGCGCAATTTCTTGAACGGACAACAACCGCAATCTCTGCTGACGTTCCTCAGAAAATTGAATAAGATAAGGAACGTCAATCATATATTTTTCAAGTGCTTTTTGATGTTCACACAGAGGGCACAATTCCGATGTAAAATATGTAAGAGGAAAATTAAAAAGATACCGGATCGTAATCTTCATCGTCAAAACTAAAGGAGTTGATGGTTTAAACTCTTCAAACTCCTCAAAAGGCAGATAACCAGTATAGCCATCTACATCAGACTTATCCTCTACTTTAGAATTGGAGAGAGAAACTTTGTCATTAGCGCAGTACGCAAGCCTATTTATATGTGGAAAAAATCGAATGAGACTCGAATTTGATTGTTCGAACAAAATACATGCAAGCATATTGGCTGCTCCTCTATTCATGGCTTCTGTAGCAAAAGAAGTAATTGAAGTTCCACTAAGTATTCCAAAATCGATATAGACAATATTCTTTTTATTCCAGTTTTGTGCTATTGTTTCTTTATTTTTATCTAAAATATGAATTTGAGATTCGCTACAAAGAGTACAAAGGTATCTGTAAAAAGAACTTTCTTTCCAATCAAAGGAAAATAAATTGTTCGGCAGGTATAAAGAAAAATCATCGCTGTTGATATCATGGAAATATCTCCAATCTTCTATTTCTTTTTTCAAATTCTTCCAACTAGGATTATTTGGCTCGAATTTCAACAATTTCTGCTTATCCAAATAAAAAGTGAAATGTCTGCTATTGAAAATGCCAACATGGCTATAATGAAGAGCAGAAGATTTATTGATCCAGTCACGGAGTATGACCCAATCCTTTGGCTGTTCAATAGGAGCATTTTCACTTTCATACTGCGGTGACTTCACAGTTAATTTCCCATATTGCTTATCAGTTCCGTCATCATTAAAATATTCATCTAATTTCTTTTTTTCCTGGACAATTTTCGACATCATTCCATCCGGTATACTCACTGTTTCCAGCAAATTTTTATCTTGAGCTGATTTTTCTTTCTCCCAAATTGCAAGAATGGTCGTATCATTATTCCAAGTGGATAATTGATCAGGATGTTCTTTAATCCTTCTATTGTAGAGGCAGAGCAAACACTTGGGCACCGCTGAATCCCTTCGCACAACTTTAACAAGACGTCGTGCGGTCTCCGAACTTGATATTATTGTCGTCAACAATATAACATTAGATTTTTTTGGGAACAGTTTGACGCGATGTGGTACGCTTGGATCAATATCCCTCTGCAAATTTCTGATATTTGTCTGAGGAATTCCTGTTAACCGAGCAAATTCTTCTGCTAAAAGCTGATGCTGGCTATGATCAATTAAGAGATACGCACTCCTATAATCAAAATTTTCCTCTTTATTTGAATTCTTGGAATCGTTAAAAAATTGTTCTATTCTCAATGAAAGCAGCCATGCATATTTCAAAGAATTAACCTTGCGGTTGTTACTGAAGAAATCTTCAACTTCAAACCAATGATTAATAATTTCGAGGGAAGGGGAACAAAACAAACCTTTATTATGTGTGTAATGTTCTTTAAGCCCATTCTGAAAAATTTTAGAAACATTATGGAAATGATAAAGGAGATCAGTAGCACCATCAGCATGTAATGCCTTCATGATTCTGATCTTCTCGATATCATCGCACACAATTTCGGAGGAAAAAAACAATTTCTTATTTTCTTCATATTCCTCAGGTATTTTATCCAACTCGTTGGTTTTACTATTCAGAAAACTTATGCTCTCTTTATGCCCACCAAACCAGAATACCTTACGGTTTTCTCCAATAACCATAACGGGTGCATAATAATGCTCATTATGCATTAACTTATCCGACCTTGCCTCTACATTCTTCATTCTTTGGGAAAGTTTGTCCGTAAGAGAACTTAATTCAGCCTCAAGTATGCTATTGGATACTAGATGTCCAGAAAGTACTAAAATAATTGATGCAGGATGTCCATACAAACTGAAATACTCAAATTTTTGATGGATGAATTTCTTAATCTTTCTATAAGGATCTCCTGTACAGTTTTCCTTAAGTCTACATAAATCAATAAATATAACAATACAAGCGTCTTCTATATTTTGATCTCGATTAATACCATATAGATTATTATGAAGCTCTTTAATTTTATTAGAAAAATCAGTTTCACGAAAAACAGGTTCTCCTGATTTGTCTAATTCAATTAAGTAGTCACAGAATTCCCATTTTGTATTTACTGTCTCATTGTCCATGACAAAACGGAATTTAGTAGCCTTAGAAAAGGGACACATCTTAATCTGGACAAATGTTCCTTCAAACCCATATTGACGCTGTTGTGTAAATTCCCAAACATTTTCCTGTCTTGAGGTCCCAAAATCACGGTAAACAGAGTCATAAACATAACCTGTTCTGCTAGCTGTTGTAATGTGAAAAATTCCTTCGTATCTTCTTATAATACGCCTTATACGATATAATCCTTTGGTCCCAGATCGTATTTCACACAACTGGTGCCCTTCTTCATCCAATTTTGTTTTCTCTGCAGCCCATCTTGAATAAACCCATTTCATTTGGTCCTCCAGAGAGGGCACTCTTTCCCTGTTTTCCCGCAAATATTCACAATCCCTAAGGTATTTTTCTTTAAGATTATTATTCAGGATACCAACTCCAATGTCTCCAAAATAAATTTCAACCTGCGATTTTGTTTGAGCTGAATTGTTTTGATGTTCAGATAGCCAATTGAGATAAGGTGTTTCAATATTACTGTTTACTCTCTTTGACAAAGCCAATTTACTAGAAATAAATGATTTTTCTGATCTCAATATGGATTTAGTGGCGATGAGGCCAATAGCTAATACAGCATGGGAGGTACGAGAATGTTCACGAACATTTTTTATTAATTCCGGTAACACAACATTTTTAATGGCTTCTGCATCCAACGGATCAAGACCTTTTTCGGAATGTCCAAGAATTTTTTCTACATCCTCAAACATACTTTGATTACAATGTGCCTCTACAGTTGCATCATTTTTACACGTAATCCATGTCAACGGACAAATACATCTATAATTAGAGCTATTTTTATATGATTGATACGTTAGAGGTCGTTTCGTGAATGATTCATCTATCGCTTTTTCAAGT
This DNA window, taken from Akkermansia muciniphila, encodes the following:
- a CDS encoding GNAT family N-acetyltransferase, giving the protein MTTRPPNKSTNVRSVLEYVPYFRDKIFAVHVERPLVDSGELVDALLDLDVLQEIGVRPVLIVEGTDASALYEHTRVCEMRSALVEAPLKGGQLVRERVREILGRHQIPVVASGHSGSFDPESVHMAFSLGASKYIALLNDHKVPSRDGHPIAAILESEVAGIKGEVTHRKLLDQAAEACRAGIPRVHLLDGKIRGVLVEELFSEEGVGTMVHTDSYREIRPLKEEDIPELLSMIARSVVDSKLVNRNYEDIAARMDDYYVLTLDDSIVGCVAVYPYPKHRSAELGCLYIKHRHEGRGYGRTLCEFARRKAEEMGMEFIFALSQSAVHYFRDRMHYAEFSRDCLPPERLRALELSGRKSGVFGLRLK
- a CDS encoding phosphotransferase, which encodes MNQKQNKFHIVFCDDKDCEHDYFRDLIEDILKKYPNSIDFQAVFFSDMEQMIKDKGNHIDLLILDYWGPDDENQAKRSDDNIPAGMKILNLNSTRRERAIQTVFYSAQIEREVNSFDFDKIRQNYPFVEARIHKTMMPREGQERLKKIIIDKLLASGMIPPNYVINHETYSINKNISNIKKSRLIEIIDQLKLGGNNPPEIKEFGKGGLSGAIILELLPQGSSNGISSTILKLAVNPGRPPTHTLKQEHDRAKQYNDKFPRSLTNNIHNEWYSSSDENVCGFVMAKVDHAITLYDFTTKNNYNLSLLEGILNELFLRERTLKQHYESKICPEEKHNWKRIFEDFDDRLLQIRDSYDELSPLISSIDGYDSAYTQLMHFLKNKTWPIVPFDEVKWPELPLTLCHGDFHAKNILVQGTTDLAPVIIDTGSLGFDHWATDLTRLIVYLFMRGIDAGTKHYYDIQEIDSLAEISKIIIEGNPICLDCIDWNDERKNKNKHVIEAINWIVLHRKEIYAYFYNEYNCEFEFQLSLMKWFLREFYRQASPPNRRVTALLASYQCFEKVKISVESIIQKTEG